One Streptomyces sp. 840.1 genomic window, CTCCAGGGTGCGTTCGGCGGCGCGCAGGAGGAGCTGAATGCTGGACAGGCCCTGCGCGAGCGTGTCGTGGATCTCCCGCGCCAGCCGTTCGCGTTCGGCGAGGGTGCCGGCCGTGCGTTCGGCCGCCGCCAGCTCCGCCCGGGTCGAGACGAGCTCCTCGATGAGTTCGCGGCGCCGCTCGCTCTCCCGGAACAGCGCGTCGTACCCGAGCACCGTCGCGACGGCCACCGCGGCGCCGAGCACCGGGCCGATGAAGGTGCCGGGCGTGACCGTCTGCCCGTGCACCAGGAAACTGGTGATGGCGGCGCCCGCGGTCACCGCCACGGCGGGCAGCCCCCAGCGCATCGGCAACAGGTGCAGCTCGAGGAAGTACAGCGGGAACGCCACCCACAGCCCGTCCGGCGACAGCGCCAGCAGCACCAGCCAGAGCGCCCCGAGCACCCCGAGCCAGTACGCCCCCGCCCGGGTCCCCGGCTGCACGACGGGGGCGAGCGCACCGCCCGCGTACGCGCCGGCCAGCACGCAGGACACCACGACGACGGCGGCGGCGTGCGGATCCCCGGCGCTCACGGCCTTGACCGCCGCCAGCGCCAGCAGCCCCAGCAGCAGGGCGTGCAGACACAGCCGCAGCGCGGCGGCGACCGGCGGATGAACACGTGTTTCCATGATTCGTCCAGCGTAGGCGGGCGGTGCCGGGGGCCGGTCAATCGAAAGGTTGATGTCGGGCCCAGCCGGCGGGCGATGTTTCCAGAGCGGCGCGGACCGACGCTGGAGTCATGTTCGTCGCATGGAGAGATCTTCGGTTCGCCAAGGGCCGGTTCGCGCTCATGGGCACGGTCGTGGTGCTGATCACGCTGCTCGTGGGTCTGCTGTCCGGCCTCACGGCCGGACTGGCCCGGGAGAACACCTCGGCCGTCACGGGGCTGAGCGCCGACCACCTGGCGTTCGCCGCCCCGCCCGACGGCCAGTCGGTGTCCTTCACCAATTCCACCGTCGAGGAGCGTGCCTGGCTGAGCTGGGCCGGGCGGCCCGGCGTCGAGAAGGCGCAGCCGCTCGGCATCCGCACGGTCAACGCCGCCTCGGTGGCGGGGGAGCGGACCTCGGCCGTCTCGGCGTTCGGCGTCGAGCCGGACAGCGGCCCGGCGCCCTTCGGCACCCGGGTGGCACCGGGGCAGGTGGTGCTCTCCGCCCAGGCGGCCGAGGACCTCTCCGCAGGGGCCGGCGACCGGCTGCGGCTCGGCGGCACCGAGGTCACCGTCGCGGCGGTCGCGGGCGACGCCTCCTACAGCCATACGCCGGTCGTGTGGACCGCGCTGGCCGACTGGCAGCGGCTCGGCGCCGACGGCGCGGGCGGCGGGGCCCACGCCACGGTGATCGCCCTGACCACGACGGAGGGCGCCGATCTGGCGGCGGGCGACCGCGCGGCCGGCACCAGCACGCTCACCCTGGACGGCTCGCTCACCGCCATCGGCTCCTACCAGGCCGAGAACGGCTCGCTCCAGCTGATGCGCGGCTTCCTGTTCGCCATCTCCGCCCTGGTCATCGGCGCCTTCTTCACCGTCTGGACGATCCAGCGCAGCGGCGACGTCGCCGTCCTCAAGGCACTCGGTGCCTCCACGCCCTATCTGCTCCGGGACGCGCTCGGGCAGGCCGTGGTGTTGCTCGCCATCGGTACGGGGACCGGCACCGCGCTCGCCTCGGGCATCGGCGCCCTGGTCAGCGGCGGGGCCGTGCCCTTCGTCCTGGAGGCGTCGACCGTCCTCGTCCCGGCGGCCGTGATGATCACCCTCGGCGCCGTCGGGGCGGCCCTGTCCATCCGGCGGATCACCGCCGTCGACCCACTCACCGCACTCGGGAGTGCCCGATGACCCTCACGCTCACCGATGTCACGCTCACCTACCCCGACGGCGACGCGCGGCTCACCGCCCTGGACCGGGTGGGACTCGACGTGCCCGCCGGCACCCTGACCGCGGTCGTCGGCCCCTCCGGCTCGGGCAAGTCGAGCCTGCTGGCCGTGGCCGCCACCCTGGTCACCCCGGACGAGGGCGCCGTCGTCGTCGCCGGGACGGACACCGCGGGGCTCGGCCGCGCGGACAAGGCGGCGCTGCGCCGCGAGCGGATCGGCATCGTCTTCCAGCAGCCGAACCTGCTGCCGTCGCTCACCGCGGCCGAGCAGCTCCAGGTCATGGCCCATCTGTCGGGCGGTGCGCCCCGGACCGCCCGGACCCGGGCGCTGGAACTGCTCGACGCGGTCGGTCTGGCCGACCAGGCCGGCCGCAGGCCGCACCAGCTCTCCGGCGGCCAGCGTCAGCGGATCAACATCGCGCGGGCGCTGATGAACGACCCGGCGGTCCTGCTCGTCGACGAACCGACCAGCGCACTGGACCACGAACGGGGTGCGGCCGTGCTCGATCTCCTCGTCACGCTGACCCGGGAGCGGTCCACGGCGACCGTCATGGTCACCCACGACCGGACGCACCTGGAC contains:
- a CDS encoding sensor histidine kinase; amino-acid sequence: METRVHPPVAAALRLCLHALLLGLLALAAVKAVSAGDPHAAAVVVVSCVLAGAYAGGALAPVVQPGTRAGAYWLGVLGALWLVLLALSPDGLWVAFPLYFLELHLLPMRWGLPAVAVTAGAAITSFLVHGQTVTPGTFIGPVLGAAVAVATVLGYDALFRESERRRELIEELVSTRAELAAAERTAGTLAERERLAREIHDTLAQGLSSIQLLLRAAERTLEPDAPATSHVRQAREAAQDNLAEARRFVRALTPPDLANGSLAAALERLSARSTDAALTVQFAVSGTPVELPTPYEVALLRTAQSALANTARHAGARRAEITLSFMDTSVSLDVVDDGRGFSPDSPAAAPGRSGTGGFGLPAMRSRARSLGGTLSVESAPGQGTAVALTLPLPAGPNGQDSA
- a CDS encoding ABC transporter permease, encoding MFVAWRDLRFAKGRFALMGTVVVLITLLVGLLSGLTAGLARENTSAVTGLSADHLAFAAPPDGQSVSFTNSTVEERAWLSWAGRPGVEKAQPLGIRTVNAASVAGERTSAVSAFGVEPDSGPAPFGTRVAPGQVVLSAQAAEDLSAGAGDRLRLGGTEVTVAAVAGDASYSHTPVVWTALADWQRLGADGAGGGAHATVIALTTTEGADLAAGDRAAGTSTLTLDGSLTAIGSYQAENGSLQLMRGFLFAISALVIGAFFTVWTIQRSGDVAVLKALGASTPYLLRDALGQAVVLLAIGTGTGTALASGIGALVSGGAVPFVLEASTVLVPAAVMITLGAVGAALSIRRITAVDPLTALGSAR
- a CDS encoding ABC transporter ATP-binding protein; this encodes MTLTLTDVTLTYPDGDARLTALDRVGLDVPAGTLTAVVGPSGSGKSSLLAVAATLVTPDEGAVVVAGTDTAGLGRADKAALRRERIGIVFQQPNLLPSLTAAEQLQVMAHLSGGAPRTARTRALELLDAVGLADQAGRRPHQLSGGQRQRINIARALMNDPAVLLVDEPTSALDHERGAAVLDLLVTLTRERSTATVMVTHDRTHLDRMDTTVTMQDGRLTTPAPAPTQAQVPASL